One Polypterus senegalus isolate Bchr_013 chromosome 10, ASM1683550v1, whole genome shotgun sequence DNA segment encodes these proteins:
- the LOC120537462 gene encoding calcium release-activated calcium channel protein 1-like — protein sequence MHPEEAVADPLSAPSSSGLAGDTELLASSDRKESLSTYREFVTSTYMDLMSANQHSIHALNWRRLYLSRAKLKASSRTSALLSGFAMVAMVEVQLQDTFSYPPGLLIAFSVCTTVLVAVHLFALMISTCILPHIESVSNIHNLNSVSESPHERMHHYIELAWGFSTALGILLFLVEVVLLCWVKFLPVGVPVMKDGLIINTTENSKYDESERWNAALAATVIMVPVVLIFMAFAFHFYRSLVTHKTDRHTQGLDELNRIKFQLDDEDLIVNTV from the exons ATGCATCCAGAAGAAGCCGTTGCAGACCCTCTCTCTGCCCCATCCTCCAGCGGGCTGGCTGGCGACACGGAGCTTCTGGCTTCTTCGGACCGAAAAGAATCGCTCAGTACTTACCGGGAGTTCGTCACAAGCACATACATGGACTTGATGAGTGCCAACCAGCACTCTATACACGCCCTAAACTGGCGGCGACTCTACCTGAGCAGGGCGAAGCTGAAAGCCTCTAGCAGAACATCAGCGCTGCTGTCCGGATTTGCAATG GTGGCCATGGTAGAAGTGCAGCTGCAAGACACATTTTCCTATCCACCTGGTTTACTAATTGCTTTCAGTGTGTGCACCACAGTCCTGGTGGCTGTCCACCTCTTTGCCCTGATGATTAGCACCTGCATTTTGCCACACATTGAATCTGTCAGCAACATCCACAATCTGAACTCTGTGTCGGAGTCACCACATGAACGCATGCACCACTACATCGAGCTCGCCTGGGGCTTCTCCACAGCCCTGGGTATCCTCCTTTTCCTTGTAGAGGTGGTGCTGCTCTGCTGGGTAAAGTTTCTACCAGTGGGAGTTCCGGTGATGAAAGATGGACTGATAATAAATACGACAGAGAATTCCAAATATGATGAGAGCGAGCGCTGGAATGCAGCTTTAGCTGCCACAGTCATCATGGTTCCCGTTGTACTGATTTTCATGgcttttgcctttcatttttatcGTTCACTGGTCACACATAAAACAGATCGGCACACACAGGGGCTGGACGAGTTGAATCGCATTAAATTTCAGCTTGATGATGAAGACTTGATTGTGAATACAGTTTAA